Proteins from a single region of Bdellovibrio bacteriovorus HD100:
- a CDS encoding tetratricopeptide repeat protein has product MMLIKSLTVASLLVGVNSVALAEDDLMSILEGKTSTAQAQFVESEEVAKLKKAVNPSSAEQNIFFQFLVEKNYEKALFQWSQAFNQSAFQMTETGKALEAFLNYKNGLKLTGVENLLAISNPEKIDATVISLWKENLNDKDPVWGMAQVTWNPYWTQVFGQAAEMAVVLQKSYVTEDIAALTELIKKTPVDSKERNILQWQLVLNLGIKGDSSKAAQVLAHLMKAKNNPIDKDLMTLTAGRLLYQNGFLDASLKYYEKITKKSDYWFQAQEEMAWAYMRKGEPQNAMAITKTLTYPHFKGWVGIESYLLSSFTSLKVCDYTGVLATMKSIKGQFGEHLIALEKLSADPHQPAVANLMKALAQGPVGTAKLGKEAHLLPAMASRDEVLNLLVKRHQYMNQEADLAEKLYARSLTFGNLQGQFETLKNQVKTRADMTQGAGYQRVQELAKAELEDSKQVMQRLRIVEVEMIQQVDSASKFIKHAGAVETKKGSTGASGKYAMSFANDKEIWFDELSNFKVDVKKGCAKDSVKE; this is encoded by the coding sequence ATGATGTTGATTAAGTCCCTGACAGTGGCTTCTTTGCTGGTGGGTGTGAACAGCGTCGCTCTTGCTGAAGACGACCTGATGAGCATTCTTGAAGGCAAAACAAGCACTGCCCAAGCTCAATTCGTGGAAAGCGAAGAAGTGGCCAAGCTGAAAAAGGCGGTGAACCCGTCTTCAGCTGAGCAAAACATCTTCTTCCAGTTCCTGGTGGAAAAAAACTATGAAAAAGCCCTGTTCCAGTGGAGCCAGGCTTTCAATCAGTCGGCTTTCCAGATGACTGAAACCGGGAAAGCTCTGGAAGCTTTCCTGAATTATAAAAACGGTCTGAAGCTGACAGGTGTTGAAAACCTGCTGGCAATTTCCAATCCTGAAAAGATTGATGCCACGGTGATCAGTCTGTGGAAGGAAAACCTGAACGACAAGGATCCGGTCTGGGGCATGGCTCAGGTGACTTGGAATCCTTATTGGACTCAAGTTTTCGGTCAGGCGGCGGAAATGGCCGTGGTTCTGCAAAAAAGCTATGTCACTGAAGACATCGCCGCTTTGACTGAGCTGATCAAGAAGACTCCGGTTGATTCCAAAGAAAGAAACATCCTGCAATGGCAGCTGGTTCTGAATCTGGGGATCAAAGGGGATTCTTCCAAGGCCGCTCAGGTTCTGGCGCACTTGATGAAAGCCAAAAACAACCCGATCGACAAGGATCTGATGACCCTGACGGCGGGACGTTTGCTGTACCAAAACGGATTCCTGGATGCGTCTTTGAAGTATTACGAAAAGATCACCAAGAAGTCTGATTACTGGTTCCAGGCACAGGAAGAAATGGCCTGGGCTTATATGAGAAAAGGCGAGCCGCAAAACGCGATGGCGATCACCAAGACTTTGACCTACCCACACTTCAAAGGCTGGGTGGGTATTGAGTCTTACCTGCTGAGTTCTTTCACCAGTCTGAAAGTGTGTGATTATACCGGCGTTCTGGCGACGATGAAATCCATCAAAGGTCAGTTCGGCGAACACTTGATTGCCCTTGAAAAGCTGAGCGCAGATCCTCATCAACCGGCGGTGGCAAATCTGATGAAGGCTTTGGCTCAAGGCCCGGTGGGCACAGCGAAGCTGGGTAAAGAGGCTCATCTTTTGCCAGCCATGGCGTCCCGTGACGAGGTTTTGAATCTGCTGGTGAAAAGACACCAGTACATGAATCAGGAGGCGGATCTGGCTGAAAAGCTGTATGCGCGTTCTTTGACCTTCGGAAATTTGCAGGGCCAGTTTGAAACCCTGAAAAATCAGGTGAAAACCCGTGCCGACATGACCCAAGGTGCTGGTTACCAGCGCGTGCAGGAACTGGCCAAAGCCGAGCTGGAAGATTCCAAACAAGTGATGCAGCGTCTGCGCATCGTGGAAGTTGAGATGATTCAGCAGGTGGATTCCGCCAGCAAGTTCATCAAACACGCCGGAGCAGTTGAAACCAAAAAAGGTTCCACGGGCGCTTCTGGTAAATATGCGATGAGTTTCGCTAACGACAAAGAAATCTGGTTCGACGAATTGTCCAACTTCAAAGTCGATGTGAAAAAAGGCTGTGCTAAAGACAGCGTGAAGGAGTAA
- a CDS encoding outer membrane beta-barrel domain-containing protein, which translates to MKSVSIIFALLLSSVSYAQVEQEVDSFGGNEALYMKAKALNPEVENEVVQNRFINRTKRVELAPEFSGVFGGDSYNKTNNVGLNAHYHINPSWSVGVKYNYSFNTLTPEGKAMVSKADQAAAANPKDPQYLFPQVVYPKSETLGMVNWYPVVGKLSFGKLGVAHFDTYLTAGYGQMELSTGTSPAATLGVGFGFWLSNNLTTRIEYRAQQYKAEYYDKTENMMTNVASVQMGWML; encoded by the coding sequence ATGAAATCAGTAAGCATTATCTTTGCTCTTCTTTTGTCTTCTGTTTCCTATGCTCAGGTCGAGCAGGAAGTGGATTCTTTTGGTGGCAATGAGGCTTTGTACATGAAAGCCAAAGCCCTGAACCCCGAAGTTGAAAATGAAGTGGTGCAAAACCGTTTCATCAATCGCACCAAGCGTGTGGAGCTGGCGCCAGAATTTTCCGGCGTGTTCGGCGGGGATTCCTACAACAAAACCAACAACGTGGGTCTGAATGCTCACTACCACATCAATCCAAGCTGGAGTGTGGGTGTGAAGTACAACTATTCCTTCAACACGTTGACTCCGGAAGGAAAAGCCATGGTTTCCAAAGCCGATCAGGCGGCGGCGGCCAATCCGAAAGATCCACAATATCTGTTCCCGCAGGTTGTGTATCCAAAGTCTGAAACTTTGGGCATGGTGAACTGGTATCCGGTTGTAGGGAAGCTCAGCTTCGGTAAATTGGGTGTGGCTCACTTTGACACCTACTTGACTGCGGGTTATGGCCAGATGGAACTTTCCACTGGGACTTCTCCGGCAGCCACTTTGGGTGTGGGTTTTGGCTTTTGGCTAAGCAACAACCTGACGACTCGTATCGAGTACCGCGCTCAGCAGTACAAAGCTGAATACTACGATAAAACTGAGAACATGATGACAAACGTTGCCTCTGTGCAAATGGGTTGGATGCTATGA